In the Onychostoma macrolepis isolate SWU-2019 chromosome 09, ASM1243209v1, whole genome shotgun sequence genome, one interval contains:
- the med4 gene encoding mediator of RNA polymerase II transcription subunit 4 isoform X1: MYTDNILLRAIVYCGPSASRRHCLTLASECYFSRMRKRGETVMAAAAAEKPTKEKLLSTLDDIEVLSRELIEMLALSRTQKLPQPGEDTDILELLVQRDKEFQELMQTAVEQGKVHQEMQALEKEVEKRDSDIQQLQKQLKEAEHILATAVYQAKEKLKSIEKARKGSISSEEIIKYAHRISASNAVCAPLNWVPGDPRRPYPTDLEMRSGILGNMSNMSTNGVNGHLPGDALAAGRLPDILTPQYPWQSADVSMGILPPHHGNDFGLEPPGHNKENEDDVEAMSTDSSSSSSDSD; the protein is encoded by the exons ATGTACACAGATAATATTTTATTGAGAGCGATAGTTTATTGTGGTCCTTCTGCCAGCAGGCGTCACTGTCTGACTCTTGCTTCTGAGTGTTATTTTTCGCGCATGCGCAAGCGAGGAGAAACAGTCATGGCGGCGGCGGCGGCAGAGAAACCGACGAAAGAGAAGCTTTTATCCACTCTGGATGATATTGAAGTTTTATCCAG AGAGCTGATAGAGATGCTGGCTCTGTCCAGGACACAGAAACTGCCCCAGCCTGGAGAGGACACAGAT ATACTGGAGCTGTTAGTGCAGAGAGATAAAGAGTTCCAGGAGCTCATGCAGACGGCGGTGGAGCAGGGAAAAGTGCACCAGGAGATGCAGGCGCTGGAGAAGGAAGTTGAGAAGAGAGACAGCGATATCCAGCAGCTCCAGAAACAACTCAAAGAGGCTGAGCATATACTG GCCACTGCTGTCTACCAAGCCAAAGAAAAGCTGAAGTCTATTGAAAAGGCCAGAAAAG GGAGTATCTCTTCAGAGGAGATCATCAAATATGCTCACAGGATCAGTGCCAGTAATGCAGTGTGTGCTCCTCTCAACTGGGTTCCAG gTGACCCCCGCAGGCCGTACCCCACTGATCTGGAGATGCGCAGTGGAATACTGGGTAACATGAGCAACATGTCCACCAACGGAGTGAACGGGCACCTGCCAGGAGACGCATTGGCTGCTGGGAGATTACCAG ATATTCTAACCCCACAATATCCTTGGCAGTCCGCTGATGTTTCCATGGGGATTCTGCCTCCTCACCATGGCAACGATTTTGGCCTGGAGCCACCTGGTCATAACAAGGAAAATGAAGATGATGTCGAGGCCATGTCAACAGATTCctccagcagcagcagtgaCTCAgactga
- the med4 gene encoding mediator of RNA polymerase II transcription subunit 4 isoform X2, with protein sequence MRKRGETVMAAAAAEKPTKEKLLSTLDDIEVLSRELIEMLALSRTQKLPQPGEDTDILELLVQRDKEFQELMQTAVEQGKVHQEMQALEKEVEKRDSDIQQLQKQLKEAEHILATAVYQAKEKLKSIEKARKGSISSEEIIKYAHRISASNAVCAPLNWVPGDPRRPYPTDLEMRSGILGNMSNMSTNGVNGHLPGDALAAGRLPDILTPQYPWQSADVSMGILPPHHGNDFGLEPPGHNKENEDDVEAMSTDSSSSSSDSD encoded by the exons ATGCGCAAGCGAGGAGAAACAGTCATGGCGGCGGCGGCGGCAGAGAAACCGACGAAAGAGAAGCTTTTATCCACTCTGGATGATATTGAAGTTTTATCCAG AGAGCTGATAGAGATGCTGGCTCTGTCCAGGACACAGAAACTGCCCCAGCCTGGAGAGGACACAGAT ATACTGGAGCTGTTAGTGCAGAGAGATAAAGAGTTCCAGGAGCTCATGCAGACGGCGGTGGAGCAGGGAAAAGTGCACCAGGAGATGCAGGCGCTGGAGAAGGAAGTTGAGAAGAGAGACAGCGATATCCAGCAGCTCCAGAAACAACTCAAAGAGGCTGAGCATATACTG GCCACTGCTGTCTACCAAGCCAAAGAAAAGCTGAAGTCTATTGAAAAGGCCAGAAAAG GGAGTATCTCTTCAGAGGAGATCATCAAATATGCTCACAGGATCAGTGCCAGTAATGCAGTGTGTGCTCCTCTCAACTGGGTTCCAG gTGACCCCCGCAGGCCGTACCCCACTGATCTGGAGATGCGCAGTGGAATACTGGGTAACATGAGCAACATGTCCACCAACGGAGTGAACGGGCACCTGCCAGGAGACGCATTGGCTGCTGGGAGATTACCAG ATATTCTAACCCCACAATATCCTTGGCAGTCCGCTGATGTTTCCATGGGGATTCTGCCTCCTCACCATGGCAACGATTTTGGCCTGGAGCCACCTGGTCATAACAAGGAAAATGAAGATGATGTCGAGGCCATGTCAACAGATTCctccagcagcagcagtgaCTCAgactga
- the itm2bb gene encoding integral membrane protein 2Bb isoform X1, with the protein MVKVSFNKALALKDPKKESLIAGVQDSEAAVLVRPQSKVWCWCFCLGLALVLSGVVVGGAYLYRYYVLEMQEIMDGRADERKDAHTSLQLEEQVFVCGLKYFEEDYEFDEEVEVEVEAPLRLIEENVSFFEDDEVELIKVPVPEFADGDPAGILHDFTMKLTAYLDLSLDRCYIINLNTSIVMPPRDFQEFLVNIKAGMYLPQTYLVREEMMITERMDSTSDLGYYINNLCKDKDTYRLQRRETILGMQKREALNCHKIRHFENKFVVETLICEP; encoded by the exons ATGGTTAAAGTTTCTTTTAACAAGGCTCTCGCCTTAAAGGATCCAAAGAAGGAAAGTCTCATTGCTGGTGTACAG GATTCTGAGGCAGCGGTGTTGGTGCGTCCACAGTCTAAGGTGTGGTGCTGGTGCTTCTGTCTGGGATTGGCTCTCGTTCTCTCTGGCGTTGTGGTGGGAGGAGCCTACCTGTATAGATACTATGTGCTTGAG ATGCAGGAGATCATGGATGGCAGAGCGGATGAGAGGAAGGATGCACACACCTCTTTGCAATTG GAGGAGCAGGTGTTCGTCTGTGGGTTGAAGTATTTTGAGGAAGACTATGAGTTTGATGaggaggtggaggtggaggtTGAGGCACCTCTGAGGCTGATCGAAGAGAATGTGAGCTTTTTTGAAGACGATGAGGTGGAGCTCATCAAAGTACCAGTCCCTGAGTTCGCAGACGGCGATCCAGCTGGCATCCTGCATGATTTTACCATG AAACTGACTGCTTACCTCGACCTGAGTCTGGACAGATGCTACATCATCAACCTGAACACATCTATCGTCATGCCGCCCAGAGATTTCCAGGAGTTCCTGGTCAACATCAAG gCAGGAATGTATCTTCCTCAGACGTACCTTGTGCGAGAAGAGATGATGATTACAGAGAGGATGGACAGCACCAGTGATCTGGGCTATTACATCAATAACCTGTGCAAAGACAAAGACACGTACAGACTGCAGCGTAGAGAAACCATACTGG GTATGCAGAAACGTGAGGCTCTGAACTGCCACAAGATCCGCCATTTTGAAAACAAGTTTGTTGTGGAGACTTTGATCTGCGAACCATGA
- the itm2bb gene encoding integral membrane protein 2Bb isoform X2 gives MVKVSFNKALALKDPKKESLIAGVQDSEAAVLVRPQSKVWCWCFCLGLALVLSGVVVGGAYLYRYYVLEEEQVFVCGLKYFEEDYEFDEEVEVEVEAPLRLIEENVSFFEDDEVELIKVPVPEFADGDPAGILHDFTMKLTAYLDLSLDRCYIINLNTSIVMPPRDFQEFLVNIKAGMYLPQTYLVREEMMITERMDSTSDLGYYINNLCKDKDTYRLQRRETILGMQKREALNCHKIRHFENKFVVETLICEP, from the exons ATGGTTAAAGTTTCTTTTAACAAGGCTCTCGCCTTAAAGGATCCAAAGAAGGAAAGTCTCATTGCTGGTGTACAG GATTCTGAGGCAGCGGTGTTGGTGCGTCCACAGTCTAAGGTGTGGTGCTGGTGCTTCTGTCTGGGATTGGCTCTCGTTCTCTCTGGCGTTGTGGTGGGAGGAGCCTACCTGTATAGATACTATGTGCTTGAG GAGGAGCAGGTGTTCGTCTGTGGGTTGAAGTATTTTGAGGAAGACTATGAGTTTGATGaggaggtggaggtggaggtTGAGGCACCTCTGAGGCTGATCGAAGAGAATGTGAGCTTTTTTGAAGACGATGAGGTGGAGCTCATCAAAGTACCAGTCCCTGAGTTCGCAGACGGCGATCCAGCTGGCATCCTGCATGATTTTACCATG AAACTGACTGCTTACCTCGACCTGAGTCTGGACAGATGCTACATCATCAACCTGAACACATCTATCGTCATGCCGCCCAGAGATTTCCAGGAGTTCCTGGTCAACATCAAG gCAGGAATGTATCTTCCTCAGACGTACCTTGTGCGAGAAGAGATGATGATTACAGAGAGGATGGACAGCACCAGTGATCTGGGCTATTACATCAATAACCTGTGCAAAGACAAAGACACGTACAGACTGCAGCGTAGAGAAACCATACTGG GTATGCAGAAACGTGAGGCTCTGAACTGCCACAAGATCCGCCATTTTGAAAACAAGTTTGTTGTGGAGACTTTGATCTGCGAACCATGA